The Sesamum indicum cultivar Zhongzhi No. 13 linkage group LG2, S_indicum_v1.0, whole genome shotgun sequence genome contains a region encoding:
- the LOC105155953 gene encoding uncharacterized protein LOC105155953 encodes MELSLVSVAPKPLSAPWFWSRLGGLSGQLVVPVKTRTKKSYGLVRAERSGGGGEVVESGERDSGGGGYRASAMEVTTFNQSFNDTADFPVWEKIGAIVRLGYGIGIYGAMALAGRFICSISGIDCSGGFDLSLDAIVEGLGYAAPPIMALLFILDDEVVKLSPHARAIRDVEDEELRSFFYGMSPWQFILMVAASSVGEELFYRAAVQGALAEIFLRSGDLVSDARGMASLAGVLPPFVPFAQAFAAVVTAALTGSLYYMAASPKDPTYVVAPVLRSRSGREDLKKLFAAWYERRQMKKIYSPLLEALLALYLGFEWIQTNNILAPIITHGIYSAVILGHGLWKIHDHQRRLRQRVQKLKVEGKVSRRS; translated from the exons ATGGAGCTGTCGTTAGTCTCGGTGGCGCCGAAACCGCTCTCGGCGCCGTGGTTTTGGAGTCGTCTGGGTGGTTTAAGTGGTCAACTTGTTGTGCCGGTGAAGACGAGAACGAAGAAGAGCTACGGGTTGGTGAGGGCGGAGAGGAGTGGTGGAGGTGGAGAAGTGGTGGAGAGTGGGGAGAGAGATAGTGGTGGAGGAGGGTACAGGGCTTCAGCTATGGAGGTCACCACATTCAATCAGAGCTTCAATGATACTGCTGATTTTCCTGTATGGGAAAAGATTGGAGCTATTGTCAGACTCGGTTATGGAATTG GAATATATGGTGCAATGGCTCTAGCGGGAAGATTCATATGCTCCATTTCCGGAATTGATTGCAGTGGAGGATTTGATTTATCATTGGATGCCATCGTTGAAGGATTGGGATATGCAGCACCGCCAATTATGGCCCTTCTCTTTATACTAGAT GATGAAGTTGTGAAGCTATCTCCTCATGCACGTGCTATTAGGGATGTCGAGGATGAAGAGCTGCGGAGCTTTTTTTATGGAATGTCACCATGGCAG TTTATTCTCATGGTTGCAGCAAGCTCTGTCGGGGAGGAGCTATTTTACCGTGCTGCTGTTCAG GGAGCATTggcagaaatatttttaaggagTGGCGATTTGGTTTCTGATGCTCGAGGAATGGCATCACTG gCTGGGGTGCTGCCTCCATTTGTCCCATTTGCACAAGCTTTTGCTGCTGTTGTCACAGCTGCTCTTACTGGTTCACTTTATTACATGGCTGCCTCTCCTAAAG ACCCTACTTATGTAGTTGCACCAGTACTAAGGTCGCGCTCGGGTCGTGAAGATCTAAAAAAGCTCTTCGCAG CCTGGTACGAAAGGAGGCAAATGAAAAAGATATACTCCCCTCTCCTAGAAGCACTTTTGGCACTTTATCTTGGATTCGAATGGATTCAG ACGAACAACATTCTTGCACCTATTATAACACATGGCATATACTCTGCTGTGATTCTGGGGCATGGTCTTTGGAAGATACATGACCATCAAAGGAGACTGAGGCAGCGAGTTCAGAAGCTTAAAGTAGAAGGGAAAGTTTCAAGGAGATCGTAA